Part of the Angustibacter luteus genome, CGCTGGGCTGTAGAGGAAACCTTGGACCAGCTCGCACCCGAGCTCGGCCAGCGCCGCCTCCAGCTCGGGCGTCTCGACGCCCTCGGCGACGGTGGTCAGCCCCAGCGAGCGGGCGATGGCCAGGACGGACGTGAGCAGCGCCCGCCCCTGCGGGTCGTTGGCCCGCCGGACGATCGACTGGTCGACCTTCAGGACGTCGACCGGCAGGCGCGACACCGCGCCCAGCGCGCTGTACCCGGTGCCGAAGTCGTCCAGAGCGATCCGCACGCCCTCCGCCCGGAGGCCGGCGAGGATCGCGGAGGCTGCCTCGTCCACGGCCAGCGACTCGGTGACCTCGAGCGCGATCAGCCCCGGCGGCACCCCCGTCGCCAGGCAGCCCAGGACAGCGTCGGCGAACCGGCGCGAGGAGAGCTGGCGGGGTGAGACGTTCACGCTGAGGGTGACCTGGTGCCCGTCCGCCAGCCACCGCTGCAGCTGCTGCACGGCCTGCCGCAGCACGTGTTCGCCGATCTCGTTGATCAACCCGGTCGACTCGGCGATCGGGATCCACTCGTTCGGCGACAGGGTGGCGCTGCCCTGCTGCCAACGGGCCAGGGCCTCGAAGCCGACGATCCGCCGGTCCGGCAGGCTCAGGATGGGTTGGAAGTGGGTGAGGATCTCGCCCCGCTCGACGGCCCCGACCAGCCGGCGCTCGAGGTCGGCGCGGTAGACGACGGCCGAGCGCAGGCCGTCGTGGAACTGGCCGATCAAGGCGCCGCCGCGGGCCTTCGCGTCGTACATCGCGGTGTCGGCGTCCCGGAACATGGTGTCCGCGTCGGCCTGGCTGCAGCCGTCCGCGGTCGTGGTCACGATGCCGACGCTGGCCGTGACGGCGGCGCTGACCCGGGTGGTGACGAACGCCTGCTCGAAGGCCGCGGTCAGTCGCTGCCCGAGCTCCGCGACGCTGTCCTCGCCGTCCGCGTCGGTGCAGAGCACGACGAACTCGTCGCCGCCGAAGCGACCGACGACGTCGCAGCCGCGGGCCAGGCCGACCAGTCGGCGGGCCAGCTCCTCGAGCACCTCGTCGCCCGCCGGGTGACCGTGCACGTCGTTGATCGCGCGAAAGCGGTCGACGTCGCACAGGGCGACGGCGAGGGTCGCCGGGTGGCGGGCGCCGTCCGCGATCGCCTGGTTCACCAGCTCGCGCAGGCGGGACCGGTTGGCCAGCCCGGTGAGCTCGTCGGTGGCCGCCCGCCGCTTGAGCTCGTCGTTGGCGCGCTGCCGGTCGTCCGCCAGCCGCCGGACGGTCCGGTAGGCGTTCATCTGGCGCCCCCACAGGATGGCGGCGATGGAGATCAGGGCGGGCAGCGGGACGTAGCCCGACAGCACCTCCGCCGCGACCGCGGAGCCCGACACGACGGTGACGACGGCGAGCACCAGGGACAGGACGAAGCCGACGACCAGCACCGACCGCTCCCGGTCCGAGCGGCCGCGCCCGGAGCTGACGCACAGGTACCCGAAGACGAGGGCGATGACGACGAATCCGGTCGGGCCCATCAGCGGCCCGTAGTCCGGCATGCCGTCCGCCAGCCGGTGACGGAACATCAGGTCCGTGCCCGGCCACAGGACCAGTCGCGTCCCGGCGACCACGACGATGGCCGACGTCAGCCACCGCGGTGGCGGCCGACCGGCGATGCTGCCGGCCAGTGGCAGCGTGCTGACGGCGAGCACGGCGAGCGCCACCGAGCGGGCGAAGAGCAGCCAGTCGGGGGTCACCGGCTTGGCGAGGGCCCGGATCACCAGGTCGTTCGTGACCAGCACGGCGGCGGCGGCCAGCGCGGTGAACACGATGAGCCGGGCCGGGGACCGGGGGCCCTCCCAGCGCCAGACGCTGGCCTGCTGGGCGGCGAGCAGCAGCGCGAAGCCGGCCAGCACGAGCTGGAGGGCAGCGAGCACCGTCCAGCCAGCTGACACCACTAACCCCCAATACCCAACGTATCGACCATTACCATACTGCTTGTCTATTAGTAGGTCAACTGTATGCTGCGGACGTGACCGACCGACGACAACGCAAGTCGCGAGCCGCCCTCCAGCAGGCCTTGATCACCCTCGTCGCGGCCAAACCGTATGACGCGATCACGGTGGAGGACATCACCGAGTACGCCGACGTCGCGCGGGCCACGTTCTACGCGCACGTCAAGGACAAGCCGGCGCTCCTCCTCGAGGTCAGCCAGCAGCTGGTCGCCGAGCTCACCGAGCGCGCCCAGGCCGTTGCCGCGCCCGAGCCGCCGGTCTACACGGGCGGCGCGGTGTTCACGATCTTCGACCAGGCGGCGCGGCACCGTGCCCTGTACCGGCTGGTCATCAGCGGCGAGGGAGGCTCGGTGGCCCGGACCGAGCTCGTCGCGGCCTTCGAGCGACTCACCGGCGCCGTCCTGACCCGGATGGTCGCGGCCCCCGCCCACGAACCGCGAGTCCCGATGGACGTGATCACCACGGCGTACGTCGGGGCGATCCTGCTCACCCTCGAACGCTGGCTCGGTGAGCACCCCGACGCGGACTCGACCGACCCCGGCTCCCGACAGGTCGCCACGGACTTCCTGCGCTCGCAGGTGGGCGGCCTGGAGTGGTCGCTCGGCTACCAGCCCGGCGAGGCCCGTTTCGAAAGGGCGTGACACCGGCCGCGACGTCCCAGCGCTGAGCACCCCCGTCGGTAGCGTGGAGGAGCCGTCGACGCAGGGAGGAACGGTGCTCGGACTTCCGGACCACGTGCAGGCCTGCCTGTTCGACCTGGACGGTGTGCTGACCGACACGGCGAGCGTGCACACGAAGGCGTGGACGGCGATGTTCGACGCGTACCTGCGCGAGCGCGCCGACCGCGGCGGCGAGCCGTTCCAGCCGTTCGACCCGGTCGCGGACTACCAGCGGTACGTCGACGGGCTGCCCCGCGACGACGGCGTCCGCACGTTCCTGGCCAGCCGGGGCATCGAGCTGGACGACGACGAGGTCACCGCGCTGGGCGACCGCAAGAACGCCGCGTTCCAGCAGACCCTGCACCGCGACGGCGTGCAGGTCTTCGAGGACGGCCGGCGCTACCTCGCCGCAGCAGCCGACGCGGGCCTGAAGATCGCGGTGGTCTCGTCCAGCGCGAACACCCAGGACGTCCTCGAGCTCACCGGGCTGGACCGGTTCGTGGAGCAGCGGGTCGACGGCGTGACGATCCGCGAGCAGCACCTGCGCGGCAAGCCGGCCCCGGACTCGTTCCTGCTCGGCGCGCAGCGCTTGGGCGTGCCCCCGGACGCCGCAGCCGTCTTCGAGGACGCACTGTCCGGCGTCGAGGCCGGGCGGGCGGGGCACTTCGGCATCGTCGTCGGCGTCGACCGGGTCGGCCACGCGGCCGCCCTGCGCAGCCACGGGGCGGACGTCGTCGTGCAGAGCCTGGAGGAGCTGCTGTGATCGAGCAGGGCGCGTTCCCGGTCGAGCCGTGGCACATCCGCGAGACCCGGCTGGACCTGGGGCTGATCGCGCAGTCGGAGTCCATCTTCGCCCTGAGCAACGGCCACATCGGGCTGCGCGGCAACCTCGACGAGGGCGAACCCGCCGGGCTGCCCGGTACCTACCTCGGGTCCTTCTACGAGACCCGGCCGCTGCCCTACGCCGAGGCCGGGTTCGGCTACCCGGAGGACGGCCAGACGCTGGTGGACGTCACCAACGGCAAGGTGATCCGGCTGCTCGTCGACGACGAGCCGTTCGACGTCCGGTACGGCGAGCTGCTGGAGCACGAGCGGGTGCTCGACCTGCGCGCCGGGACGCTGCTGCGCACCGCGCGCTGGCGCTCCCCCGCGGGCAAGGAGGTCGCCATCACCTCGACCCGGCTGGTGTCCTTCGAGCAGCGTGGCGTGGCCGCGATCGAGTACGTCGTCGAGGCGCTCGACCAGTTCACCCGGGTGACGGTGCAGTCCGAGCTGGTCTCCAACGAGGACCAGCCGGTGACCTCCAAGGACCCGCGGGTGTCCGCGGCGCTGTCCCGGCCGCTGGAGCCGGTGATGCACGAGAAGGGCGAGCGCGGTGCGGTGCTGCTGCACCGCACGCGTGCCAGTCAGCTGATGATGGCCGCCGGCATGGACCACGAGGTCGAGGTGCCGGGCCGGGTCGAGGTCGAGACCGACGCGGCGCCCGACTACGCGCGCACCACCATCATCTGCGGGCTGCGCCCCGGGCAGCGGCTGCGCATCGTCAAGTACCTGGCCTACGGCTGGTCCAGCCTGCGCACCCGGCCCGCGCTGCGCGACCAGGTCTCCGGCGCGCTGGCCAGCGCCCGCTACAGCGGCTGGCAGGGCCTGCTGGACGGGCAGCGGGCCTACCTGGACGAGTTCTGGGACGGCGCGGACGTCGAGGTCGAGGGCGACGCCGACATCCAGCAGGCCGTGCGGTTCGGGCTCTTCCACGTCCTGCAGGCCAGCGCCCGCGCCGAGCGTCGGGCCATCGCCGGCAAGGGACTCACCGGCCCCGGCTACGACGGGCACGCCTTCTGGGACACCGAGGCGTACGTGCTGCCGGTGCTGAGCTACACCGTGCCCGAGGCCGCGGCGGACGCCCTGCGCTGGCGCGCGTCCACCCTCGACCTGGCCCGCGCCCGCGCCGAGCAGCTCGGCCTCAAGGGGGCGACGTTCCCCTGGCGCACCATCCGCGGCCACGAGTGCTCGGCCTACTGGCCGGCCGGCACCGCCGCCTGGCACGTCAACGCCGACATCGCCGCGGCCTTCGAGCGCCACCGCCTCGTCACCGGGACCGACGACCTCGAGCGCGAGTGCGGGCTGGAGGTGCTGGTCGAGACGGCCCGGCTCTGGATGTCGTTGGGCCACCACGACCGGCACGGCGTCTGGCACATCGACGGGGTCACCGGCCCCGACGAGTACACGGCCATCGTCCGCGACAACGTCTTCACCAACCTGATGGCGGCGCACAACCTGCGCTGCGCGGCCGACGCCTCCGTGCGGCACCCGGAGCAGGCGCTCGCCCTGGGCGTGGACACCGAGGAGGCGGCCGCCTGGCGGGACACCGCGGACGACGTCGCCCTGCCCTACGACGCGGACCTCGGCGTGCACCAGCAGTGCGAGGGCTTCACCACGTTCGCCGAGTGGGACTTCGCCGCGAGCACCGACCGCTACCCGCTGCTGCTGCACGAGCCCTACGTGCGGCTCTACCCGGCGCAGGTGATCAAGCAGGCCGACCTGGTGCTGGCCATGCAGTTCCAGGGCCACGCCTTCACCGACGACCAGAAGGCCCGCAACGTCGACTACTACGAGCGCAGGACGGTGCGCGACTCCTCGCTGTCGGCCTGCACCCAGGCGGTGATGTGCGCCGAGGTCGGCCACCTGGAGCTGGCCCACGACTACGCGTACGAGGCCGCCGCCATCGACCTGCGGGACCTGCACCACAACACCCGCGACGGCCTGCACATGGCCTCGCTGGCCGGCGCGTGGACCGCCCTGGTGGCCGGCTTCGGCGGCCTGCGGGACGACGAGGGCGTGCTGTCGCTGGACCCGCAGCTGCCGGAGTCCATCACCCGGCTGACCTTCCGGCTGCGCTGGCGCGACGTCCGGCTCACCGTGGACATCGACCACCGGCACGTCCGGTACTCGATCCGGGACGGCGCGGACGCCCGGCTCACGCTGCGGCACGCCGGCGAGCTCGTCGAGATCACCTCGGACGCCCACGTCGAGCGTGAGCTGCGGCGCCGCCGCGCCCTGCTGCCCCCACCGCCTCAGCCCCTCGGACGACGTCCGGCCGGGCGCAGCTGACCCGTGTCTCCCGCGGGGTCCGGCGGCGCGCTGATCCGGGCGCGGAAGACCCAGTACGACCAGCCTTGGTAGAGCAGCACGAGCGGGAAGACAGCGACGGCGACCCAGGTCATCACCGTGAGGGCGTAGTGGCTGGCGGCGGTGTCGGCGACGGTGAGGGTGTTGGCGGCGCTCGTCGAGGAGACCAGCACGGCGGGGTAGAGGTTGGCGAACAGCGCCGCGACCACCCCGCCGACCGTCAGGGCGCTCGCCGCGAAGGCCTGGCCGCCGCGCTCGGCCCGGACGAGGACCACGGCCGCCGCCGCGGCCACCACCGGAACGGCGGCCGCGAGGATCCGCCAGGCCCCGGCGTCCGAGATCGCGACGGTCCACACCGCGTACACCGCGACGCAGACCAGGGTCGGGACGCCGAGCCGGCGGGCGAGCTCACGCGACCGCACGACGACGGGGCCGGTCGTCCGCAGGCCGAGGAACGTGGCGCCGTGGCTCGCACAGAGGACGAGCAGCGTCAGCCCGAGCCACAGCCCGTAGGGGGTGAGCAGGTCCCAGAAGGTCCCGGTGAACTCCTGCGAGGAGTCGATGGGCAGCCCGGCCAGCAGATCGCCCAGCGCGACGCCGAGCAGGAGCGGCGTGAGCAGCGATCCGATGGTCAGCGCCCAGCTCCAGGTGCCCCGCCAGCGGTCGGTGTCGAGCTTGGCCCGCCACTCGAACGACACCCCGCGCAGGATCAGCGCCACGATCACCAGCATCAGGGCGAGGTAGCCGGCCGAGAACCAGGTCGCGTACCAGGACGGGAACGCCGCGAAGATCGCCGCGCCACCGACGATGAGCCAGACCTCGTTGCCGTCCCAGAGCGGGCCGATCGCGTTGATGGCGACGCGGCGCTCGGTGTCCGTGCGGCCGACGACCTGGTGCAGGACCCCGACCCCGAAGTCGAAGCCCTCAAGGACGAAGAAGCCGGTCCAGAAGACCGCGATGATGATGAACCAGAGGACGTCCAGACTCATGCCGCCACCTCAGTAGGTCAGGGCCGGCGATCGGGGGAACAGCGAGTCCGGGTCGTCCGGCGCCGCGGGGTCCTCGGCGTCCTCGTCCAGCGGACGTCGCGCGAAGCGGAGCATCAGGAAGCCCCAGACCGCGCCCAGGGCCAGGTAGAGCACCCAGAAGATGCCGAGGCTGAGCGCCACCTCGGCCAGGCTGACCGATGGCGAGTTGCCGTCCTTCGTGCGCAGCAGGCCCTGCACCACCCAGGGCTGGCGCCCGTTCTCGGTCAGCAGCCAGCCGGCCGTGTTCATCGCGAAGGGCGCGAGGAAGGCCCAGGTGGACACCCACAGGAACAGCCGGGCCGACGTCAGCTTGTGCCGCCGCCACAGCCAGAGCCCCCACAGGCCGAGCAGCGGGAGCACCGAGCCCAGGTAGGCCATGACCCGCATCGACCAGTACTGGATGAAGACGTTCGGGATGTAGTCGCCCGGGCCGTACTTCTGCTGGTACTGGGCCTGCAGCTCGTTGAGACCCACGACCTGCCCGTCCAACGAACCGGTCGCCAGGATCGACAGCAGGTGCGGGATCTCGATGATCTTGGTGGCCTGCTGGTCGTCACTGGTCCACCCGCCCACCTGCGCGGCCGAGAACGAGCAGGGCGCGCAGGTGTCCCACTGCCCTTCCATCGCGGCGACCTTCATCGGCTGGTACGTGGTCTCGATGACGCCGAGGTGGCTGCCCACGCCGAGCGTGACCGCCGAGACGGGCAGCAGCAGGGCCAGCGCCAGCATCATCGAGCGGACGAAGACCTCGGGGCTGGTCCCGCGGCGGACCTGCCAGGCGGACACCGAGAGCACGAGCAGCGTGCCGGTGACCAGCGACGCCAGCAGGACGTGGGCATAGCCCCAGACGAACACCGGGTTGGTGAACAGCGCACCGATCGACGTCAGCTCCGGACGCCCGGTGCTGGCATTGATCTCGTAGCCGACGGGGTGCTGCATCCACGAGTTCGCGGCCATGATGAACCCGGCCGACAGTGCCGCCCCGAACGCCACCGCCCAGATCGTCGCGAGGTGCACCCTGCGCGGCAGGATGTCCCAGCCGAACAGCCACAGCCCCAGGAACGTGGACTCCAGGAAGAACGCGCCGAGTCCCTCCATCGCGAGCGGCGCACCGAACACGTCCCCGACGAACCGGGAGTACTGCGACCAGTTCATGCCGAACTCGAACTCCTGCACGATGCCGGTCACGACGCCGATCGCGATGTTGATGACCAGCAGGCGTCCGAAGAACCGCGTGAGCTTTCGCAGCGCCGGGTCCTGGGAGCGGAACCACATCGTCTGCAGCACCGCTACCAGGAACGCCAGCCCGATCGTGATCGGCACGAACAGGAAGTGGTAGATCGTCGTCGTCGCGAACTGCAACCGCGACAGGTCCAGCTGACTGATGTCCACCGCTGCCTCCCCTGCCTTCCCTGCCGGCTCAGCCGCCGCTCATACCCGCCTGCGCCTGCGCCAGTGCTTCCTTGAGCTTCTTGGCACCGCCCCCGTCGATCGGGGCGACGGAGCTCCGGACGGCGCTGACGAGCGTGGTCTGCACGGTGGTGCTCTTGGCCCGGTCGTAGATCGCGATGATGCCGGCCGAGCCGGGCGGCAGGGCTGCGCCGAGCTTGTCTCCCAACCCGCTCTCCACCTTGTGCTGGGCGAACTTCCCGATCAGGGCACCGGCCGCCCCACCGACGACCGCCGCCGCGAGCAACGGCGGGGAGAACAGCCCGACGACGAGGCCGACGCCGCCGCCGAGCTTCGCCCCCTTGCGGCCCAGGTGGTCTCCGGTCTCGGTGACCGTGACCTCGCCGTCCGCGTCGACCGAGACCAGGGCCACGCCCTCCACCTCGAGCTCCTTGGCCTCGACGAGGGCGACCAGGGCGTCGAAGTCCTGCTGCGCCAGGTCGGGGATCAGGTAGGCGGCGATGACGACGTCGAAGTCAGGCATTGATACCTCGCACGGTGTCGACCTGGCCGGAATGGGCGTGCAGGTCGATCTCGTCGTCGGCGTCGTCGTGCGGAGCCACGTCGAAGACCACCTTTCTCACTGTTCCGGTGAACGCGAACGGCGCCTTGTCGGCGTACGTGCGGTCGACCACCAGGCCGTTGTCCTGGCCGACGTCCAGACCCGAGTAGCCGCTGAAGCCGAACGGGACGGTGTGGTCCAGCCGCCCGCCACCGACGGGCTCGCCGTTGATGACCAGCGTGACGTCGCCGGGCGTGGCCGGCTTGGCCTCGTCGGCCACGAACCGCATCTGGACGTTCACCTCACCGGTGGGCAGCGGACCGGTCGACTCCTGGCGGTACTCGAACACCCCCAGGAAGGCGTAGGTGTGCTTGAGCTTGCCGTCCTCCACGAACAGCGAGAACCCGCCGAGGTGGTTGGCGTCGGCGACGATGACGCCCTCGGCGCCGCCGTCCGGGATGTGCAGGTCGGCGCTGATCGTGTACGAGTGGTTGTAGATCCGCGGCACGAGCCCGGGCGCGACGTTCTGCACGTTGCCGTAGTAGGTGGTGGTCGTGTTCGACCCGAGCGGCGGCAGGATGCCGAAGAAGGGCGCGAAGCCCGACAGCAAGGGCTTGATGTGGTACTTCTCCGCCTCCTCCCAGAACAGCGCCTGCAGCTCCTTCACCTTCTCCGGGTGCTCGGCCGCCAGGTCGTTCGCCTGTGCGAAGTCGTCCGGCAGGTAGTAGAGCTCGACCGGGTCGTCGTCCGGGTTCCACACGCCCGGCGCGAACGCCTTGAGCATCTCGGGGTCGAGCCGCCAGGGGATCCGCGGCATCCGCATCGAGAGCCACCATCCGTCCTGGTACATGGCCCGGTTGCCGAAGTTCTCAAAGTACTGCTGGGTGTGCCGTTCGGGGGCCTGCGCGTCGGTGAACGAGTCGGCGAAGCTCACCCCGGTCATCGGTTGCTGCTCGATGCCGTCGACCAGGGTGGGCTGCGGGATGCCGGCCAGGTCGAGGATCGTCGGCCCGATGTCGGTGACATGGGTGAACTGCGACCGGATGCTGCCGGCGTCCTGGATCCGCTCGGGCCACCGGACGACGAGCGGGTTGCGGGTGCCCCCCAGGTGCGAGGCGACCTGCTTGCCCCACTGGAAGGGAGTGTTGCTCGCCCAGGCCCAGGCGGTCGAGTAGTGCGGGTACATCATCTCGGTGCCCCAGGCCTCCAGCCCGCCCCACTTGAGCGCGAGCTGCATCTGCTCCTCGTCGGTCAGCGGCAGGCCGTTGACCATCGTCCCCTCGTTGAACGACCCGGTGGGCGTGCCCTCCAGGCTCGCGCCGTTGTCACCCCAGATCCAGACGACGACCGTGTTGTCGAGCTCGCCCATCTCCTCGATCGCGGCCAGCAGCCGGCCGACGTGGTGGTCGGCGTTCTCGGAGTAGCCGGCGTAGACCTCCATCTGGTGCGCGAACAGCCGCTTGGCGTTCTCCGACAACGAGTCCCAGGCCGGCATCTCCGCATCCCGCGGAGTGAGCACGGCATCCTCGGGGACCACCCCGATGGCCTTCTGCCGGGCGAACGTCTCCTCGCGCAGCTGGTCCCACCCCTGGTCGAACTGCCCCTTGTACTTGTCCGACCACTCCTTCGCGACGTGGTGCGGCGCGTGGCTGCAACCCGTGGAGTAGTAGAGCATCCAGGGCTTGTCGGAGTCGTGGCCCCGGACACCGTGCAGCCAGTCGATCGCCTGGTCGGTCATCGCCTCCGGGAAGTAGAACGGCTTGCCGTCCTTGCCTTCCAGCACACCGATGAACTTCTGGTTCTCGGCGATCATGGTGTCGTACTGGCCGGCCTCGGGAGCCAGGAAGCCCCAGTAGTAGTCGAAGCCCCAGGCGTTGGGCCAGTGGTTGAACGGTCCGGCCGGGCCCTGCTCCTTCTCCGGAGTCAG contains:
- a CDS encoding DUF1269 domain-containing protein — translated: MPDFDVVIAAYLIPDLAQQDFDALVALVEAKELEVEGVALVSVDADGEVTVTETGDHLGRKGAKLGGGVGLVVGLFSPPLLAAAVVGGAAGALIGKFAQHKVESGLGDKLGAALPPGSAGIIAIYDRAKSTTVQTTLVSAVRSSVAPIDGGGAKKLKEALAQAQAGMSGG
- a CDS encoding beta-phosphoglucomutase family hydrolase; this translates as MLGLPDHVQACLFDLDGVLTDTASVHTKAWTAMFDAYLRERADRGGEPFQPFDPVADYQRYVDGLPRDDGVRTFLASRGIELDDDEVTALGDRKNAAFQQTLHRDGVQVFEDGRRYLAAAADAGLKIAVVSSSANTQDVLELTGLDRFVEQRVDGVTIREQHLRGKPAPDSFLLGAQRLGVPPDAAAVFEDALSGVEAGRAGHFGIVVGVDRVGHAAALRSHGADVVVQSLEELL
- a CDS encoding cytochrome ubiquinol oxidase subunit I; amino-acid sequence: MDISQLDLSRLQFATTTIYHFLFVPITIGLAFLVAVLQTMWFRSQDPALRKLTRFFGRLLVINIAIGVVTGIVQEFEFGMNWSQYSRFVGDVFGAPLAMEGLGAFFLESTFLGLWLFGWDILPRRVHLATIWAVAFGAALSAGFIMAANSWMQHPVGYEINASTGRPELTSIGALFTNPVFVWGYAHVLLASLVTGTLLVLSVSAWQVRRGTSPEVFVRSMMLALALLLPVSAVTLGVGSHLGVIETTYQPMKVAAMEGQWDTCAPCSFSAAQVGGWTSDDQQATKIIEIPHLLSILATGSLDGQVVGLNELQAQYQQKYGPGDYIPNVFIQYWSMRVMAYLGSVLPLLGLWGLWLWRRHKLTSARLFLWVSTWAFLAPFAMNTAGWLLTENGRQPWVVQGLLRTKDGNSPSVSLAEVALSLGIFWVLYLALGAVWGFLMLRFARRPLDEDAEDPAAPDDPDSLFPRSPALTY
- a CDS encoding arylsulfatase, with translation MTDDFDRTVLPIRRPPFQGVAEKTLGGSTPDWGLIGHAQAPEGAPNVLLVLIDDAGFGNPSGFGGPISTPHYDRMAEQGVRYNRFHVTAMCSPTRAALLTGRNHHAVGMGGIPEFSCGFPGYSAMLPRDAAPFPKVLNENGYSTACVGKWHLTPEKEQGPAGPFNHWPNAWGFDYYWGFLAPEAGQYDTMIAENQKFIGVLEGKDGKPFYFPEAMTDQAIDWLHGVRGHDSDKPWMLYYSTGCSHAPHHVAKEWSDKYKGQFDQGWDQLREETFARQKAIGVVPEDAVLTPRDAEMPAWDSLSENAKRLFAHQMEVYAGYSENADHHVGRLLAAIEEMGELDNTVVVWIWGDNGASLEGTPTGSFNEGTMVNGLPLTDEEQMQLALKWGGLEAWGTEMMYPHYSTAWAWASNTPFQWGKQVASHLGGTRNPLVVRWPERIQDAGSIRSQFTHVTDIGPTILDLAGIPQPTLVDGIEQQPMTGVSFADSFTDAQAPERHTQQYFENFGNRAMYQDGWWLSMRMPRIPWRLDPEMLKAFAPGVWNPDDDPVELYYLPDDFAQANDLAAEHPEKVKELQALFWEEAEKYHIKPLLSGFAPFFGILPPLGSNTTTTYYGNVQNVAPGLVPRIYNHSYTISADLHIPDGGAEGVIVADANHLGGFSLFVEDGKLKHTYAFLGVFEYRQESTGPLPTGEVNVQMRFVADEAKPATPGDVTLVINGEPVGGGRLDHTVPFGFSGYSGLDVGQDNGLVVDRTYADKAPFAFTGTVRKVVFDVAPHDDADDEIDLHAHSGQVDTVRGINA
- a CDS encoding glycoside hydrolase family 65 protein, whose product is MIEQGAFPVEPWHIRETRLDLGLIAQSESIFALSNGHIGLRGNLDEGEPAGLPGTYLGSFYETRPLPYAEAGFGYPEDGQTLVDVTNGKVIRLLVDDEPFDVRYGELLEHERVLDLRAGTLLRTARWRSPAGKEVAITSTRLVSFEQRGVAAIEYVVEALDQFTRVTVQSELVSNEDQPVTSKDPRVSAALSRPLEPVMHEKGERGAVLLHRTRASQLMMAAGMDHEVEVPGRVEVETDAAPDYARTTIICGLRPGQRLRIVKYLAYGWSSLRTRPALRDQVSGALASARYSGWQGLLDGQRAYLDEFWDGADVEVEGDADIQQAVRFGLFHVLQASARAERRAIAGKGLTGPGYDGHAFWDTEAYVLPVLSYTVPEAAADALRWRASTLDLARARAEQLGLKGATFPWRTIRGHECSAYWPAGTAAWHVNADIAAAFERHRLVTGTDDLERECGLEVLVETARLWMSLGHHDRHGVWHIDGVTGPDEYTAIVRDNVFTNLMAAHNLRCAADASVRHPEQALALGVDTEEAAAWRDTADDVALPYDADLGVHQQCEGFTTFAEWDFAASTDRYPLLLHEPYVRLYPAQVIKQADLVLAMQFQGHAFTDDQKARNVDYYERRTVRDSSLSACTQAVMCAEVGHLELAHDYAYEAAAIDLRDLHHNTRDGLHMASLAGAWTALVAGFGGLRDDEGVLSLDPQLPESITRLTFRLRWRDVRLTVDIDHRHVRYSIRDGADARLTLRHAGELVEITSDAHVERELRRRRALLPPPPQPLGRRPAGRS
- the cydB gene encoding cytochrome d ubiquinol oxidase subunit II translates to MSLDVLWFIIIAVFWTGFFVLEGFDFGVGVLHQVVGRTDTERRVAINAIGPLWDGNEVWLIVGGAAIFAAFPSWYATWFSAGYLALMLVIVALILRGVSFEWRAKLDTDRWRGTWSWALTIGSLLTPLLLGVALGDLLAGLPIDSSQEFTGTFWDLLTPYGLWLGLTLLVLCASHGATFLGLRTTGPVVVRSRELARRLGVPTLVCVAVYAVWTVAISDAGAWRILAAAVPVVAAAAAVVLVRAERGGQAFAASALTVGGVVAALFANLYPAVLVSSTSAANTLTVADTAASHYALTVMTWVAVAVFPLVLLYQGWSYWVFRARISAPPDPAGDTGQLRPAGRRPRG
- a CDS encoding TetR/AcrR family transcriptional regulator, with amino-acid sequence MTDRRQRKSRAALQQALITLVAAKPYDAITVEDITEYADVARATFYAHVKDKPALLLEVSQQLVAELTERAQAVAAPEPPVYTGGAVFTIFDQAARHRALYRLVISGEGGSVARTELVAAFERLTGAVLTRMVAAPAHEPRVPMDVITTAYVGAILLTLERWLGEHPDADSTDPGSRQVATDFLRSQVGGLEWSLGYQPGEARFERA
- a CDS encoding putative bifunctional diguanylate cyclase/phosphodiesterase, which translates into the protein MLAALQLVLAGFALLLAAQQASVWRWEGPRSPARLIVFTALAAAAVLVTNDLVIRALAKPVTPDWLLFARSVALAVLAVSTLPLAGSIAGRPPPRWLTSAIVVVAGTRLVLWPGTDLMFRHRLADGMPDYGPLMGPTGFVVIALVFGYLCVSSGRGRSDRERSVLVVGFVLSLVLAVVTVVSGSAVAAEVLSGYVPLPALISIAAILWGRQMNAYRTVRRLADDRQRANDELKRRAATDELTGLANRSRLRELVNQAIADGARHPATLAVALCDVDRFRAINDVHGHPAGDEVLEELARRLVGLARGCDVVGRFGGDEFVVLCTDADGEDSVAELGQRLTAAFEQAFVTTRVSAAVTASVGIVTTTADGCSQADADTMFRDADTAMYDAKARGGALIGQFHDGLRSAVVYRADLERRLVGAVERGEILTHFQPILSLPDRRIVGFEALARWQQGSATLSPNEWIPIAESTGLINEIGEHVLRQAVQQLQRWLADGHQVTLSVNVSPRQLSSRRFADAVLGCLATGVPPGLIALEVTESLAVDEAASAILAGLRAEGVRIALDDFGTGYSALGAVSRLPVDVLKVDQSIVRRANDPQGRALLTSVLAIARSLGLTTVAEGVETPELEAALAELGCELVQGFLYSPAVDAETAAAMLV